The Chaetodon auriga isolate fChaAug3 chromosome 3, fChaAug3.hap1, whole genome shotgun sequence genome has a window encoding:
- the LOC143318739 gene encoding low-density lipoprotein receptor-related protein 8-like → MQPWRTSSMGHLGGFFLLVFPLTCRLIWGHSLPACHEQLQFRCSDGSCIPSLSVCDGHTDCEDGADEQRCGHLWCKKGEFACRSRRCISRHFLCDGVDNCGDGSDEAACHNCTTFSCGLSATCLPANRLCDGRTDCEDGRDESRELCALSRPRPQTSPMCSASEFQCGDGRCIRQTWRCDNSTDCSDGSDEDNCDQDECKVNNGGCSHRCVDQPMGFVCACPDNMRLVRDSQCEEVDACLERDVCDQLCVDMNGSLSCDCHEDYQMNPTTRECKAKGDEARLVFTSSKGMRWISTTGTEYREPAPHLPGPGPVAALASNRTLYWARQGQGSIYRVSMDGKPQDSVVVLKVQGSVSGLAVDWIHQLLYWTSVESGSVNVGLLDGSAQRPLITGLDRPSAVAVDPLQGLLFWAQSGSSANIARASLDGGDRMELVTHLIRHPVALSLDMPRQLLYWVDQGMKSISRVNLEGRHRKTVVESNGYLDRPFGLAVFEGFVYWSEEVTHSICRANKHNGRNLQVLLSNATSAGGVAIVQPVLQPNGPSVCGHTRTVCQHGCVVDLLSASPEFSCAPPGTGQNKSQEIPTISRTVPASNLSDPTFAGILSLIMFLTVLLVGMALWWWREEFRPARSLTEQSFSLKESQDPLIIQGPPMDPNTCLVKETLLKLDLDGE, encoded by the exons ATGCAGCCGTGGAGGACATCGAGCATGGGACACCTTGGCGGCTTCTTTCTTCTGGTCTTCCCTCTAACCTGCCGTCTTATCTGGG GCCACTCTCTGCCCGCCTGCCACGAGCAGCTGCAGTTCAGGTGCAGCGATGGCTCGTGCATCCCgagcctgagtgtgtgtgatggacaCACAGACTGTGAGGACGGAGCAGATGAGCAACGTTGTG GCCACCTGTGGTGTAAGAAAGGTGAATTTGCCTGCCGCAGCAGACGCTGCATATCTCGTCATTTCCTTTGCGATGGTGTGGACAACTGTGGAGACGGGAGTGACGAGGCTGCCTGCCACAACTGCACCACCTTCTCCTGCGGGCTGTCCGCCACCTGCCTGCCCGCGAACAGGCTGTGTGATGGGCGAACTGACTGCGAAGACGGGCGGGACGAGTCTCGGGAGCTGTGTGCTTTGTCTCGGCCACGTCCGCAGACGTCTCCCATGTGTTCGGCGTCTGAGTTTCAGTGTGGAGACGGGCGGTGCATCCGCCAGACCTGGAGGTGTGACAACTCAACAGACTGCTCTGATGGCAGCGATGAGGACAACTGTG ATCAGGACGAGTGTAAGGTCAATAATGGAGGCTGTTCTCACCGGTGTGTGGACCAGCCGATGGGTTTTGTCTGCGCCTGCCCCGACAACATGAGGCTGGTCAGGGACAGCCAGTGTGAGG AGGTGGACGCGTGTCtggagagagatgtgtgtgatCAGTTGTGTGTCGACATGAATGGGAGCCTCAGCTGCGACTGCCATGAGGACTACCAGATGAATCCAACAACCAGAGAGTGCAAGGCCAAAG GGGATGAGGCTAGGCTGGTTTTCACCTCTTCGAAAGGAATGCGGTGGATAAGCACCACTGGCACTGAATACAGGGAGCCAGCTCCACATTTACCAGGACCGGGGCCGGTGGCGGCCTTGGCCTCTAACCGAACACTCTACTGGGCCCGGCAAGGACAAGGCTCCATATACAG GGTCTCCATGGATGGAAAGCCGCAGGATTCAGTGGTGGTGCTGAAAGTTCAAGGTTCAGTGTCAGGCCTGGCTGTAGACTGGATCCACCAGCTCCTCTACTGGACCAGTGTGGAGAGTGGTTCTGTTAATGTTGGCCTGCTGGACGGTTCGGCTCAGCGTCCGCTTATCACAGGTCTGGACAGACCTTCTGCAGTAGCTGTGGATCCTCTCCAAGG GCTGCTCTTCTGGGCTCAGTCTGGCAGCTCCGCAAACATCGCGAGGGCTAGCTTGGACGGCGGGGACAGGATGGAACTGGTCACGCACTTAATACGCCACCCCGTCGCCCTCTCTCTGG ATATGCCTCGCCAGCTGCTGTACTGGGTTGACCAGGGAATGAAAAGCATCTCCAGAGTAAATCTAGAGGGACGTCACCGTAAAACAGTGGTGGAGTCTAACGGTTATCTGGACCGGCCCTTTGGACTGGCTGTGTTTGAG GGTTTTGTATATTGGAGTGAAGAAGTGACACACTCCATCTGCCGAGCCAACAAACACAACGGCAGGAACCTCCAGGTGCTGCTGTCAAACGCCACCTCAGCGGGTGGCGTGGCCATCGTTCAGCCTGTACTTCAGCCAAACG GGCCATCTGTGTGCGGACATACCAGGACGGTGTGCCAGCACGGGTGCGTTGTTGACCTGCTGTCTGCGAGTCCAGAGTTTAGTTGCGCTCCTCCAGGAACAGGACAAAACAAATCTCAAGAAATTCCTACCATATCTCGCACAGTACCTGCATCAAACCTATCTGATCCTACATTTGCTGGAATCCTCTCTCTCATCA tgtttctcactgtgctgctggtgggAATGGCTCTGTGGTGGTGGAGAGAGGAGTTCAGGCCGGCCAGGTCTCTCACAGAGCAGAGCTTCTCCCTCAAAGAGTCCCAGGACCCGCTCATCATCCAGGGGCCACCCATGGATCCAAACACATGTCTCGTCAAG GAAACTCTGCTTAAGCTGGACTTGGATGGTGAATGA